In Spinacia oleracea cultivar Varoflay chromosome 5, BTI_SOV_V1, whole genome shotgun sequence, a single window of DNA contains:
- the LOC130461515 gene encoding ADP,ATP carrier protein 3, mitochondrial-like → MADGSGYVSVYKKIQGKSDLISQLSPSLQPRNYISSSCFPNPMLLSYKGSGMGMENVFPAIFVDEKPQKNFLVDFLMGGVSAAISKTAVAPIERIKLLIQNQDEMLKIGRFCISSLNHTRVYLIQNQDFD, encoded by the coding sequence ATGGCGGATGGATCAGGGTATGTATCAGTATATAAGAAGATACAAGGGAAGTCTGATCTCATATCTCAACTTTCACCTAGTTTGCAACCAAGAAATTATATCAGCAGTTCCTGCTTCCCGAATCCTATGCTGTTATCATACAAGGGTAGTGGCATGGGCATGGAAAATGTATTTCCAGCGATATTTGTGGATGAAAAACCACAGAAAAATTTCTTGGTTGATTTCCTTATGGGAGGGGTTTCTGCTGCTATTTCAAAGACAGCTGTTGCACCCATTGAACGAATTAAGCTTTTGATCCAAAATCAAGATGAAATGCTCAAAATCGGTCGCTTTTGTATCTCAAGTCTCAACCATACAAGGGTATATCTGATCCAAAATCAAGATTTTGATTAA